A stretch of Equus caballus isolate H_3958 breed thoroughbred chromosome 11, TB-T2T, whole genome shotgun sequence DNA encodes these proteins:
- the HGS gene encoding hepatocyte growth factor-regulated tyrosine kinase substrate isoform X6, protein MESVVKNCGQTVHDEVANKQTMEELKELLKRQVEVNVRNKILYLIQAWAHAFRNEPKYKVVQDTYQIMKVEGHVFPEFKESDAMFAAERAPDWVDAEECHRCRVQFGVVTRKHHCRACGQIFCGKCSSKYSTIPKFGIEKEVRVCEPCYEQLNKKAEGKASATTELPPEYLTSPLSQQSQLPPKRDETALQEEEELQLALALSQSEAEEKERMRQKSAYTAYPKAEPTPVASSAPPASSLYSSPVNSSAPLAEDMDPELARYLNRNYWEKKQEEARKSPTPSAPVPLTEPAAQPGEGHTAPASVVETPLPETDSQSMTPSSGPFSEQYQNGESEESHAQFLKALQNAVTTFVNRMKSNHVRGRSITNDSAVLSLFQSINSMHPQLLELLNQLDERRLYYEGLQDKLAQIRDARGALSALREEHREKLRRAAEEAERQRQIQLAQKLEIMRQKKQEYLEVQRQLAIQRLQEQEKERQMRLEQQKQTIQMRAQMPAFSLPYAQLQAMPAAGGVLYQPSGPTSFPSTFSPAGSVEGSPMHTVYMSQPAPAASGPYPSMPGAGADPSMVSAYIYPAGASGAQAAPQGPAGPTASPAYSSYQPTPTQGYQNVASQAPQSLPAISQPPQSGTMGYMGSQSVSMGYQPYSMQNLMTTLPSQDAPLPPPQQPYISGQQPMYQQMAPSGGPPQQQPPVAQQPPAQGPPAQGSEAQLISFD, encoded by the exons ATGGAGTCTGTGGTGAAGAACTGTGGGCAGACCGTCCATGACGAGGTGGCTAACAAGCAGACCATGGAGGAGCTGAAGGAGCTACTGAAG AGGCAGGTAGAAGTAAATGTCCGAAATAAGATCCTGTATCTGATTCAGGCCTGGGCACACGCCTTCCGGAATGAGCCCAAGTACAAGGTGGTCCAGGATACTTACCAGATCATGAAAGTGGAAG GACACGTCTTCCCAGAGTTCAAGGAGAGCGACGCCATGTTCGCTGCAGAGAGA GCCCCCGACTGGGTGGACGCCGAGGAGTGCCACCGGTGCAGGGTACAATTTGGAGTGGTGACCCGAAAG CACCACTGCCGGGCATGTGGCCAGATCTTCTGCGGCAAGTGCTCCTCCAAGTACTCCACCATCCCCAAGTTCGGCATCGAGAAGGAAGTACGCGTGTGCGAGCCCTGCTACGAGCAGCTGAACAA gaaagcagagggaaaggcCTCCGCCACGACAGAGCTGCCCCCGGAGTACCTGACCAGCCCCCTGTCGCAGCAGTCCCAG CTGCCCCCGAAGAGGGATGAGACGGCccttcaggaggaggaggagctgcagCTGGCCCTGGCCCTGTCACAGTCAGAGGCcgaggagaaggagagaatg AGACAGAAGTCAGCATACACCGCATACCCCAAGGCAGAGCCCACACCCGTGGCCTCATCAGCGCCCCCCGCCAGCAGCCTGTACTCTTCACCTGTG AACTCATCGGCGCCTCTGGCTGAGGACATGGACCCCGAG CTTGCCAGGTACCTCAACCGGAACTACTgggagaagaagcaggaggaAGCTCGGAAGAGCCCCACGCCCTCCGCGCCTGTGCCCCTGACGGAGCCTGCcgcccagcctggggaggggcaCACAGCCCCTGCCAGCGTGGTGGAG ACTCCTCTCCCGGAGACAGACTCTCAATCCATGACTCCCTCCAGCGGCCCCTTTAGTGAG CAGTACCAGAACGGGGAGTCAGAGGAGAGCCATGCGCAATTTCTGAAGGCCCTGCAGAACGCCGTCACCACCTTTGTCAACCGCATGAAGAGCAACCACGTGCGAGGCCGCAGCATCACCAACGACTCGGCCGTGCTCTCCCTCTTCCAGTCCATCAATAGCATGCACCCCCAGCTGCTGGAGCTGCTCAACCAGCTGGATGAGCGCAGGC TGTACTATGAGGGCCTCCAGGACAAGCTGGCGCAGATCCGCGATGCCCGGGGGGCACTCAGTGCCCTGCGGGAGGAGCACCGGGAGAAGCTGCGCCGGGCAGCTGAGGAGGCCGAGCGCCAGCGCCAGATCCAGCTGGCCCAGAAGCTGGAGATCATGCGGCAGAAGAAGCAG GAGTACCTGGAGGTACAGAGGCAGCTGGCCATCCAGCGCTTGCAGGAGCAGGAGAAGGAGCGGCAGATGCGGCTGGAGCAGCAGAAGCAGACCATCCAGATGCGGGCCCAGATGCCTGCCTTCTCCCTGCCCTATGCCCAG CTCCAGGCCATGCCTGCAGCCGGGGGCGTGCTGTATCAGCCCTCAGGCCCAACAAGCTTCCCCAGCACCTTCAGCCCAGCAGGCTCGGTGGAAGGCTCCCCCATGCACACGGTGTACATGAGCCAGCCGGCCCCGGCCGCCAGCGGCCCCTACCCCAGCATGCCTGGGGCCGGAGCAG ATCCCAGCATGGTGAGTGCCTACATATACCCAGCAGGGGCCTCTGGCGCACAGGCCGCCCCCCAGGGCCCTGCTGGGCCCACCGCCAGCCCAGCCTACTCGTCCTACCAGCCCACTCCTACACAGGGCTATCAG AACGTGGCTTCCCAGGCTCCGCAGAGCCTCCCAGCCATCTCCCAGCCTCCGCAGTCCGGCACCATGGGTTACATGGGGAGCCAGTCGGTGTCCATGGGCTACCAGCCTTACAGCATGCAG AATCTCATGACCACCCTCCCCAGCCAAGATGCCCCTCTGCCACCCCCACAGCAGCCCTACATCTCAGGGCAGCAGCCCATGTACCAGCAG ATGGCACCCTCGGGCGGCCCTCCACAGCAGCAGCCCCCCGTGGCCCAGCAGCCACCTGCACAGGGGCCGCCGGCACAGGGCAGCGAAGCCCAGCTCATCTCATTCGACTGA
- the HGS gene encoding hepatocyte growth factor-regulated tyrosine kinase substrate isoform X8, whose protein sequence is MKVEGHVFPEFKESDAMFAAERAPDWVDAEECHRCRVQFGVVTRKHHCRACGQIFCGKCSSKYSTIPKFGIEKEVRVCEPCYEQLNKKAEGKASATTELPPEYLTSPLSQQSQLPPKRDETALQEEEELQLALALSQSEAEEKERMRQKSAYTAYPKAEPTPVASSAPPASSLYSSPVNSSAPLAEDMDPELARYLNRNYWEKKQEEARKSPTPSAPVPLTEPAAQPGEGHTAPASVVETPLPETDSQSMTPSSGPFSEQYQNGESEESHAQFLKALQNAVTTFVNRMKSNHVRGRSITNDSAVLSLFQSINSMHPQLLELLNQLDERRLYYEGLQDKLAQIRDARGALSALREEHREKLRRAAEEAERQRQIQLAQKLEIMRQKKQEYLEVQRQLAIQRLQEQEKERQMRLEQQKQTIQMRAQMPAFSLPYAQLQAMPAAGGVLYQPSGPTSFPSTFSPAGSVEGSPMHTVYMSQPAPAASGPYPSMPGAGADPSMVSAYIYPAGASGAQAAPQGPAGPTASPAYSSYQPTPTQGYQNVASQAPQSLPAISQPPQSGTMGYMGSQSVSMGYQPYSMQNLMTTLPSQDAPLPPPQQPYISGQQPMYQQMAPSGGPPQQQPPVAQQPPAQGPPAQGSEAQLISFD, encoded by the exons ATGAAAGTGGAAG GACACGTCTTCCCAGAGTTCAAGGAGAGCGACGCCATGTTCGCTGCAGAGAGA GCCCCCGACTGGGTGGACGCCGAGGAGTGCCACCGGTGCAGGGTACAATTTGGAGTGGTGACCCGAAAG CACCACTGCCGGGCATGTGGCCAGATCTTCTGCGGCAAGTGCTCCTCCAAGTACTCCACCATCCCCAAGTTCGGCATCGAGAAGGAAGTACGCGTGTGCGAGCCCTGCTACGAGCAGCTGAACAA gaaagcagagggaaaggcCTCCGCCACGACAGAGCTGCCCCCGGAGTACCTGACCAGCCCCCTGTCGCAGCAGTCCCAG CTGCCCCCGAAGAGGGATGAGACGGCccttcaggaggaggaggagctgcagCTGGCCCTGGCCCTGTCACAGTCAGAGGCcgaggagaaggagagaatg AGACAGAAGTCAGCATACACCGCATACCCCAAGGCAGAGCCCACACCCGTGGCCTCATCAGCGCCCCCCGCCAGCAGCCTGTACTCTTCACCTGTG AACTCATCGGCGCCTCTGGCTGAGGACATGGACCCCGAG CTTGCCAGGTACCTCAACCGGAACTACTgggagaagaagcaggaggaAGCTCGGAAGAGCCCCACGCCCTCCGCGCCTGTGCCCCTGACGGAGCCTGCcgcccagcctggggaggggcaCACAGCCCCTGCCAGCGTGGTGGAG ACTCCTCTCCCGGAGACAGACTCTCAATCCATGACTCCCTCCAGCGGCCCCTTTAGTGAG CAGTACCAGAACGGGGAGTCAGAGGAGAGCCATGCGCAATTTCTGAAGGCCCTGCAGAACGCCGTCACCACCTTTGTCAACCGCATGAAGAGCAACCACGTGCGAGGCCGCAGCATCACCAACGACTCGGCCGTGCTCTCCCTCTTCCAGTCCATCAATAGCATGCACCCCCAGCTGCTGGAGCTGCTCAACCAGCTGGATGAGCGCAGGC TGTACTATGAGGGCCTCCAGGACAAGCTGGCGCAGATCCGCGATGCCCGGGGGGCACTCAGTGCCCTGCGGGAGGAGCACCGGGAGAAGCTGCGCCGGGCAGCTGAGGAGGCCGAGCGCCAGCGCCAGATCCAGCTGGCCCAGAAGCTGGAGATCATGCGGCAGAAGAAGCAG GAGTACCTGGAGGTACAGAGGCAGCTGGCCATCCAGCGCTTGCAGGAGCAGGAGAAGGAGCGGCAGATGCGGCTGGAGCAGCAGAAGCAGACCATCCAGATGCGGGCCCAGATGCCTGCCTTCTCCCTGCCCTATGCCCAG CTCCAGGCCATGCCTGCAGCCGGGGGCGTGCTGTATCAGCCCTCAGGCCCAACAAGCTTCCCCAGCACCTTCAGCCCAGCAGGCTCGGTGGAAGGCTCCCCCATGCACACGGTGTACATGAGCCAGCCGGCCCCGGCCGCCAGCGGCCCCTACCCCAGCATGCCTGGGGCCGGAGCAG ATCCCAGCATGGTGAGTGCCTACATATACCCAGCAGGGGCCTCTGGCGCACAGGCCGCCCCCCAGGGCCCTGCTGGGCCCACCGCCAGCCCAGCCTACTCGTCCTACCAGCCCACTCCTACACAGGGCTATCAG AACGTGGCTTCCCAGGCTCCGCAGAGCCTCCCAGCCATCTCCCAGCCTCCGCAGTCCGGCACCATGGGTTACATGGGGAGCCAGTCGGTGTCCATGGGCTACCAGCCTTACAGCATGCAG AATCTCATGACCACCCTCCCCAGCCAAGATGCCCCTCTGCCACCCCCACAGCAGCCCTACATCTCAGGGCAGCAGCCCATGTACCAGCAG ATGGCACCCTCGGGCGGCCCTCCACAGCAGCAGCCCCCCGTGGCCCAGCAGCCACCTGCACAGGGGCCGCCGGCACAGGGCAGCGAAGCCCAGCTCATCTCATTCGACTGA
- the HGS gene encoding hepatocyte growth factor-regulated tyrosine kinase substrate isoform X1, which produces MGRGSGTFERLLGHLYVRRWCQRGWSSSFSERLLSGTAVAHSSDIGWRILLGDKATSQLLLETDWESILQICDLIRQGDTQAKYAVSSIKKKVNDKNPHVALYALEVMESVVKNCGQTVHDEVANKQTMEELKELLKRQVEVNVRNKILYLIQAWAHAFRNEPKYKVVQDTYQIMKVEGHVFPEFKESDAMFAAERAPDWVDAEECHRCRVQFGVVTRKHHCRACGQIFCGKCSSKYSTIPKFGIEKEVRVCEPCYEQLNKKAEGKASATTELPPEYLTSPLSQQSQLPPKRDETALQEEEELQLALALSQSEAEEKERMRQKSAYTAYPKAEPTPVASSAPPASSLYSSPVNSSAPLAEDMDPELARYLNRNYWEKKQEEARKSPTPSAPVPLTEPAAQPGEGHTAPASVVETPLPETDSQSMTPSSGPFSEQQYQNGESEESHAQFLKALQNAVTTFVNRMKSNHVRGRSITNDSAVLSLFQSINSMHPQLLELLNQLDERRLYYEGLQDKLAQIRDARGALSALREEHREKLRRAAEEAERQRQIQLAQKLEIMRQKKQEYLEVQRQLAIQRLQEQEKERQMRLEQQKQTIQMRAQMPAFSLPYAQLQAMPAAGGVLYQPSGPTSFPSTFSPAGSVEGSPMHTVYMSQPAPAASGPYPSMPGAGADPSMVSAYIYPAGASGAQAAPQGPAGPTASPAYSSYQPTPTQGYQNVASQAPQSLPAISQPPQSGTMGYMGSQSVSMGYQPYSMQNLMTTLPSQDAPLPPPQQPYISGQQPMYQQMAPSGGPPQQQPPVAQQPPAQGPPAQGSEAQLISFD; this is translated from the exons ATGGGGCGCGGCAGCGGCACCTTCGAGCGTCTCCTAG GTCATCTGTATGTCAGGAGATGGTGCCAGCGGGGCTGGAGCAGCAGCTTCTCGGAGCGTCTGCTATCTGGGACAGCTGTGGCACACAGTAGTGATATTGGGTGGAGAATCCTTCTTGGAG ACAAAGCAACCAGCCAGCTTCTGCTGGAGACCGACTGGGAGTCCATCCTCCAGATTTGCGACCTGATCCGCCAGGGGGACACACA AGCAAAGTATGCCGTGAGTTCCATCAAGAAGAAAGTCAACGACAAGAATCCCCATGTGGCCTTGTATGCCCTGGAG GTCATGGAGTCTGTGGTGAAGAACTGTGGGCAGACCGTCCATGACGAGGTGGCTAACAAGCAGACCATGGAGGAGCTGAAGGAGCTACTGAAG AGGCAGGTAGAAGTAAATGTCCGAAATAAGATCCTGTATCTGATTCAGGCCTGGGCACACGCCTTCCGGAATGAGCCCAAGTACAAGGTGGTCCAGGATACTTACCAGATCATGAAAGTGGAAG GACACGTCTTCCCAGAGTTCAAGGAGAGCGACGCCATGTTCGCTGCAGAGAGA GCCCCCGACTGGGTGGACGCCGAGGAGTGCCACCGGTGCAGGGTACAATTTGGAGTGGTGACCCGAAAG CACCACTGCCGGGCATGTGGCCAGATCTTCTGCGGCAAGTGCTCCTCCAAGTACTCCACCATCCCCAAGTTCGGCATCGAGAAGGAAGTACGCGTGTGCGAGCCCTGCTACGAGCAGCTGAACAA gaaagcagagggaaaggcCTCCGCCACGACAGAGCTGCCCCCGGAGTACCTGACCAGCCCCCTGTCGCAGCAGTCCCAG CTGCCCCCGAAGAGGGATGAGACGGCccttcaggaggaggaggagctgcagCTGGCCCTGGCCCTGTCACAGTCAGAGGCcgaggagaaggagagaatg AGACAGAAGTCAGCATACACCGCATACCCCAAGGCAGAGCCCACACCCGTGGCCTCATCAGCGCCCCCCGCCAGCAGCCTGTACTCTTCACCTGTG AACTCATCGGCGCCTCTGGCTGAGGACATGGACCCCGAG CTTGCCAGGTACCTCAACCGGAACTACTgggagaagaagcaggaggaAGCTCGGAAGAGCCCCACGCCCTCCGCGCCTGTGCCCCTGACGGAGCCTGCcgcccagcctggggaggggcaCACAGCCCCTGCCAGCGTGGTGGAG ACTCCTCTCCCGGAGACAGACTCTCAATCCATGACTCCCTCCAGCGGCCCCTTTAGTGAG CAGCAGTACCAGAACGGGGAGTCAGAGGAGAGCCATGCGCAATTTCTGAAGGCCCTGCAGAACGCCGTCACCACCTTTGTCAACCGCATGAAGAGCAACCACGTGCGAGGCCGCAGCATCACCAACGACTCGGCCGTGCTCTCCCTCTTCCAGTCCATCAATAGCATGCACCCCCAGCTGCTGGAGCTGCTCAACCAGCTGGATGAGCGCAGGC TGTACTATGAGGGCCTCCAGGACAAGCTGGCGCAGATCCGCGATGCCCGGGGGGCACTCAGTGCCCTGCGGGAGGAGCACCGGGAGAAGCTGCGCCGGGCAGCTGAGGAGGCCGAGCGCCAGCGCCAGATCCAGCTGGCCCAGAAGCTGGAGATCATGCGGCAGAAGAAGCAG GAGTACCTGGAGGTACAGAGGCAGCTGGCCATCCAGCGCTTGCAGGAGCAGGAGAAGGAGCGGCAGATGCGGCTGGAGCAGCAGAAGCAGACCATCCAGATGCGGGCCCAGATGCCTGCCTTCTCCCTGCCCTATGCCCAG CTCCAGGCCATGCCTGCAGCCGGGGGCGTGCTGTATCAGCCCTCAGGCCCAACAAGCTTCCCCAGCACCTTCAGCCCAGCAGGCTCGGTGGAAGGCTCCCCCATGCACACGGTGTACATGAGCCAGCCGGCCCCGGCCGCCAGCGGCCCCTACCCCAGCATGCCTGGGGCCGGAGCAG ATCCCAGCATGGTGAGTGCCTACATATACCCAGCAGGGGCCTCTGGCGCACAGGCCGCCCCCCAGGGCCCTGCTGGGCCCACCGCCAGCCCAGCCTACTCGTCCTACCAGCCCACTCCTACACAGGGCTATCAG AACGTGGCTTCCCAGGCTCCGCAGAGCCTCCCAGCCATCTCCCAGCCTCCGCAGTCCGGCACCATGGGTTACATGGGGAGCCAGTCGGTGTCCATGGGCTACCAGCCTTACAGCATGCAG AATCTCATGACCACCCTCCCCAGCCAAGATGCCCCTCTGCCACCCCCACAGCAGCCCTACATCTCAGGGCAGCAGCCCATGTACCAGCAG ATGGCACCCTCGGGCGGCCCTCCACAGCAGCAGCCCCCCGTGGCCCAGCAGCCACCTGCACAGGGGCCGCCGGCACAGGGCAGCGAAGCCCAGCTCATCTCATTCGACTGA
- the HGS gene encoding hepatocyte growth factor-regulated tyrosine kinase substrate isoform X7, producing MKVEGHVFPEFKESDAMFAAERAPDWVDAEECHRCRVQFGVVTRKHHCRACGQIFCGKCSSKYSTIPKFGIEKEVRVCEPCYEQLNKKAEGKASATTELPPEYLTSPLSQQSQLPPKRDETALQEEEELQLALALSQSEAEEKERMRQKSAYTAYPKAEPTPVASSAPPASSLYSSPVNSSAPLAEDMDPELARYLNRNYWEKKQEEARKSPTPSAPVPLTEPAAQPGEGHTAPASVVETPLPETDSQSMTPSSGPFSEQQYQNGESEESHAQFLKALQNAVTTFVNRMKSNHVRGRSITNDSAVLSLFQSINSMHPQLLELLNQLDERRLYYEGLQDKLAQIRDARGALSALREEHREKLRRAAEEAERQRQIQLAQKLEIMRQKKQEYLEVQRQLAIQRLQEQEKERQMRLEQQKQTIQMRAQMPAFSLPYAQLQAMPAAGGVLYQPSGPTSFPSTFSPAGSVEGSPMHTVYMSQPAPAASGPYPSMPGAGADPSMVSAYIYPAGASGAQAAPQGPAGPTASPAYSSYQPTPTQGYQNVASQAPQSLPAISQPPQSGTMGYMGSQSVSMGYQPYSMQNLMTTLPSQDAPLPPPQQPYISGQQPMYQQMAPSGGPPQQQPPVAQQPPAQGPPAQGSEAQLISFD from the exons ATGAAAGTGGAAG GACACGTCTTCCCAGAGTTCAAGGAGAGCGACGCCATGTTCGCTGCAGAGAGA GCCCCCGACTGGGTGGACGCCGAGGAGTGCCACCGGTGCAGGGTACAATTTGGAGTGGTGACCCGAAAG CACCACTGCCGGGCATGTGGCCAGATCTTCTGCGGCAAGTGCTCCTCCAAGTACTCCACCATCCCCAAGTTCGGCATCGAGAAGGAAGTACGCGTGTGCGAGCCCTGCTACGAGCAGCTGAACAA gaaagcagagggaaaggcCTCCGCCACGACAGAGCTGCCCCCGGAGTACCTGACCAGCCCCCTGTCGCAGCAGTCCCAG CTGCCCCCGAAGAGGGATGAGACGGCccttcaggaggaggaggagctgcagCTGGCCCTGGCCCTGTCACAGTCAGAGGCcgaggagaaggagagaatg AGACAGAAGTCAGCATACACCGCATACCCCAAGGCAGAGCCCACACCCGTGGCCTCATCAGCGCCCCCCGCCAGCAGCCTGTACTCTTCACCTGTG AACTCATCGGCGCCTCTGGCTGAGGACATGGACCCCGAG CTTGCCAGGTACCTCAACCGGAACTACTgggagaagaagcaggaggaAGCTCGGAAGAGCCCCACGCCCTCCGCGCCTGTGCCCCTGACGGAGCCTGCcgcccagcctggggaggggcaCACAGCCCCTGCCAGCGTGGTGGAG ACTCCTCTCCCGGAGACAGACTCTCAATCCATGACTCCCTCCAGCGGCCCCTTTAGTGAG CAGCAGTACCAGAACGGGGAGTCAGAGGAGAGCCATGCGCAATTTCTGAAGGCCCTGCAGAACGCCGTCACCACCTTTGTCAACCGCATGAAGAGCAACCACGTGCGAGGCCGCAGCATCACCAACGACTCGGCCGTGCTCTCCCTCTTCCAGTCCATCAATAGCATGCACCCCCAGCTGCTGGAGCTGCTCAACCAGCTGGATGAGCGCAGGC TGTACTATGAGGGCCTCCAGGACAAGCTGGCGCAGATCCGCGATGCCCGGGGGGCACTCAGTGCCCTGCGGGAGGAGCACCGGGAGAAGCTGCGCCGGGCAGCTGAGGAGGCCGAGCGCCAGCGCCAGATCCAGCTGGCCCAGAAGCTGGAGATCATGCGGCAGAAGAAGCAG GAGTACCTGGAGGTACAGAGGCAGCTGGCCATCCAGCGCTTGCAGGAGCAGGAGAAGGAGCGGCAGATGCGGCTGGAGCAGCAGAAGCAGACCATCCAGATGCGGGCCCAGATGCCTGCCTTCTCCCTGCCCTATGCCCAG CTCCAGGCCATGCCTGCAGCCGGGGGCGTGCTGTATCAGCCCTCAGGCCCAACAAGCTTCCCCAGCACCTTCAGCCCAGCAGGCTCGGTGGAAGGCTCCCCCATGCACACGGTGTACATGAGCCAGCCGGCCCCGGCCGCCAGCGGCCCCTACCCCAGCATGCCTGGGGCCGGAGCAG ATCCCAGCATGGTGAGTGCCTACATATACCCAGCAGGGGCCTCTGGCGCACAGGCCGCCCCCCAGGGCCCTGCTGGGCCCACCGCCAGCCCAGCCTACTCGTCCTACCAGCCCACTCCTACACAGGGCTATCAG AACGTGGCTTCCCAGGCTCCGCAGAGCCTCCCAGCCATCTCCCAGCCTCCGCAGTCCGGCACCATGGGTTACATGGGGAGCCAGTCGGTGTCCATGGGCTACCAGCCTTACAGCATGCAG AATCTCATGACCACCCTCCCCAGCCAAGATGCCCCTCTGCCACCCCCACAGCAGCCCTACATCTCAGGGCAGCAGCCCATGTACCAGCAG ATGGCACCCTCGGGCGGCCCTCCACAGCAGCAGCCCCCCGTGGCCCAGCAGCCACCTGCACAGGGGCCGCCGGCACAGGGCAGCGAAGCCCAGCTCATCTCATTCGACTGA